One window from the genome of Mugil cephalus isolate CIBA_MC_2020 chromosome 23, CIBA_Mcephalus_1.1, whole genome shotgun sequence encodes:
- the gtf3c3 gene encoding general transcription factor 3C polypeptide 3 yields MSGFSAELIDYLEGRITFEEFDKRRDERKTKESEVTTEDADDDAQPSTSAQTTAKIEDGVSPGVQLAFASILGEAAEPPSSEEDDEEEEEEDSLSYVDDDEDKDYNLEEGEKAEADGAEKRQKRGGRAKGRRRKKKAEGEQQEEEEEEDVTVGDVFALEMELNRENKKMMKGRRHGSKLPRALRGLMGEANIRYARGEKEDAILMCMEIIRQAPLAYEPFSTLAMIYEDDEDMDKALQFGLIAAHLNPSDCEEWIRLADMSLEQDNIRQAIICYSKAIKYDPTNVRYLWERSSLHMRLGEHKQCMDGYRRILSLLPLEDGEHFMQLSKDMAKSYYESNDLPSALSVIEEALARHPSLVSDDFINMAAELYIANRQYNKALQVLVQFAGIVLVRAESTSDVAVPTPEEKVEEKMTGEQEEKNEEGAKSKTEAELAADETGDITDIQVPDSVPVDLRAKLIVCLIHLHVYTPLEGLVSSLMEQSPEEIGDLYLDVGEAYLEEGEYLSSLPLLSALVISEKYNLAVVWLRHAECLKALGHMEAAAESYTKVVEMAPQHLEARLSLATLQQQLGRMDCALKALESMYDSDTLAQDSSAAQKELKLLLHRSTLLKTQGQIQDYLDAMITMISMLLKVAMQRAKVCVRSVIVSGKNHLRLVKVENMLSEIADHETAYLDNTGKTNVMSKEDWWQLLVSCMRTLCEVKRYEEAELLVESAMEFYSFYDNKPRRKELEFFGLSATILDRNHYKAYNYIRLMLMENVDLPQLWNIFNQLTITSQHQRHHRFCLRLLLKHPNNHALCVLCGHNAMVSGSFKHALGQYVQAIQTHPDNPLHSLCVGLTFFHMASQKYVAKRHTLVLQGFSFLWRYVDLRGVCQESMYNLGRALHQMGLTHLAIHYYQKALTLPAQKMDGIADDQVDLKKEIAFNLSLIYQASGNMEMARQLINTHCIV; encoded by the exons ATGTCTGGGTTCAGCGCGGAGCTAATAGACTATCTGGAGGGGAGGATAACTTTTGAGGAATTCGACAAAAGGAGAGACGAACGAAAAACCAAG GAGTCGGAAGTGACCACTGAAGATGCGGATGATGACGCGCAGCCTTCCACCTCGGCACAAACCACGGCCAAAATTG AGGACGGAGTCAGCCCGGGAGTCCAGCTGGCGTTCGCCTCTATACTGGGAGAAGCAGCAGAACCACCGTCTTCGGAGGAGGAtgacgaagaggaagaagaggaggacagctTAAGCTACGTCGACGACGATGAAGATAAGGACTACAActtggaggagggggagaaggcaGAGGCGGACGGGGCGGAGAAAAGGCAGAAGCGAGGCGGGAGAGCaaagggcaggaggaggaagaagaaggcggaaggggagcagcaggaggaggaggaggaggaagatgtcaCGGTGGGAGACGTGTTCGCGTTGGAGATGGAGCTGAATCGAGAAAacaagaagatgatgaag GGGAGACGCCACGGCAGCAAGCTGCCCCGAGCTCTTAGAGGCCTGATGGGAGAAGCCAACATCCGCTACGctagaggagagaaagaagatgCCATCCTGATGTGTATGGAGATCATAAGACAGG ctcctctggcCTATGAGCCTTTCTCCACGCTGGCTATGATCTATGAAGACGACGAGGACATGGACAAAGCGCTGCAGTTCGGTCTGATCGCCGCCCACCTCAACCCCTCCGACTGTGAGGAGTGGATCAGACTGGCTGACATGTCTCTCGAGCAGGACAACATCCGTCAAGCCATCATCTGCTACAGCAAAG CCATCAAGTACGACCCCACCAACGTGCGCTACCTGTGGGAGCGCTCCAGCCTCCACATGCGTCTGGGAGAGCACAAACAGTGCATGGACGGCTACCGCAGGATCCTCTCCCTGCTGCCGCTGGAGGATGGAGAGCACTTCATGCAGCTCTCCAAGGACATGGCTAA GAGCTATTACGAGAGTAATGACCTGCCCTCAGCTCTGAGCGTGATAGAGGAAGCTCTTGCGCGACATCCCAGCTTGGTCAGCGATGACTTCATCAACATGGCAGCTGAGCTCTACATCGCCAACCGCCAGTACAACAAGGCCTTGCAG GTCTTGGTCCAGTTTGCGGGCATTGTTTTAGTCAGAGCCGAGTCGACGTCGGACGTCGCGGTGCCAACGCCAGAAGAGAAAGTGGAAGAGAAGATGACAGGggagcaggaagagaagaaCGAAGAAGGCGCAAAGTCAAAGACTGAAGCAGAACTTGCAGCAGATGAGACCG GTGATATAACTGATATACAGGTACCAGACAGCGTACCAGTGGACCTGAGGGCCAAGCTTATAGTCTGCCTCATCCACCTACATGTCTACACCCCCCTGGAG gGCTTGGTGTCGTCACTAATGGAACAGAGTCCGGAGGAGATCGGTGACTTGTACCTGGACGTGGGTGAAGCCTACCTGGAGGAGGGCGAGTACTTGtcttctctgcctctgctgtctGCCCTCGTCATATCTGAGAAGTACAACCTGGCTGTTGTCTGGCTGCGACATGCAG AGTGTCTGAAGGCTCTGGGCCACATGGAGGCGGCAGCTGAAAGCTATACCAAGGTGGTGGAGATGGCTCCGCAGCACCTGGAGGCTCGGCTCTCCCTCGCCACTCTTCAGCAGCAACTGGGCCGCATGGATTGCGCCCTGAAGGCGCTGGAGTCCATGTACGATAGCGACACATTGGCTCAGGATTCCTCCGCTGCACAGAAG gaattaaagctgctgctgcatcgCTCCACTCTCCTGAAGACACAGGGACAAATACAGGACTACCTGGATGCTATGATTACTATGATCTCCATGTTGTTAAAG GTGGCCATGCAGCGAGCGAAGGTGTGCGTGCGCTCTGTGATTGTGTCGGGCAAAAATCACCTGAGGCTGGTGAAGGTTGAAAACATGCTGTCGGAAATTGCCGACCACGAAACCGCATATTTAGACAACACtg GTAAAACCAACGTCATGTCCAAAGAGGACTGGTGGCAGCTGCTGGTGAGTTGCATGCGGACGTTGTGCGAGGTGAAGCGCTACGAGGAGGCGGAGCTCCTGGTGGAGTCGGCCATGGAGTTCTACTCCTTCTATGACAACAAACCCAGGAGGAAGGAGCTGGAATTCTTTGGCCTGTCCGCCACCATCCTCGACCGCAACCACTACAAGGCCTACAACTACATCAG ATTGATGCTGATGGAAAATGTGGACCTGCCTCAGCTTTGGAATATTTTCAACCAG cTGACGATAACTTCCCAGCACCAGCGCCACCATCGGTTCTGCCTGCGTCTGCTGTTAAAACATCCCAACAACCACGCCTTGTGTGTCCTCTGTGGACACAACGCCATGGTGTCTGGGAGTTTCAAACACGCTCTAG GCCAGTATGTACAGGCCATCCAGACTCACCCTGACAATCCGCTACACAGCCTGTGTGTGGGTCTCACCTTCTTCCACATGGCATCTCAAAAGTACGTTGCCAAGCGACACACACTGGTGCTCCAG ggtttttccttcctttggcGATACGTGGACTTACGTGGAGTGTGCCAGGAGAGCATGTACAACCTGGGCCGAGCCCTGCACCAGATGGGCCTCACTCATTTGGCCATACATTACTACCAGAAGGCACTTACGCTACCTGCTCAGAAAATGGAC GGCATCGCGGACGATCAGGTTGATCTGAAGAAGGAGATCGCCTTCAACCTCTCGCTCATCTACCAGGCCAGCGGGAACATGGAAATGGCCCGGCAGCTCATCAACACGCATTGCATCGTTTGA